A region of Vigna radiata var. radiata cultivar VC1973A chromosome 6, Vradiata_ver6, whole genome shotgun sequence DNA encodes the following proteins:
- the LOC106763197 gene encoding uncharacterized protein LOC106763197 has protein sequence MSISELVTVLRIAYKVEDFDKIEQRLVKREAKLRAEIGPLEEKIELERLKRIEVEERLRIREEQCEKGKRTQDNYEQLLKEVKTDGLVEKHAIEELRKKNVALEREVYELKEFRKKMLDDVKSMDEIRDKIRVLKEEKVGDKNALDVLIMKNIELEEAVKKNLTIIEGLKNEIGKLKDEKHELKTLFESLERRYSKPRVSDVKLEESTMPFMSEDASDGGNTGVEPNLGVSFAVKDEKDVSDNDLENDTGEPVPLQRDEDTHYSVDTGTGQSPKKGNKEDAVGALGVKFKVEKEIVDLSDDEDDDDKYTSQGLQGEKAISQIIEENEYPQWVEIIKRKRASDIEASISTSTSSADLFEKENLPVKKTLLATPTPGTPLVSSPSLSLSCQSSATKLLVKKVRGSTRLRTLTRRIGEKKLQVHIDAATGRPSGPNRDTFTSYLGALAREKVSILHPSWDRVKESTKKSLWEDILAHFEIVPSEAIRRKTLSSIASMWRHFKTHLTTRWALNEDKINPGMTPCSMYGINEDTWKQFVEIRSTASWEKKRKKAQELQKKNDTPHWLSREGYRVLEEKLMAEKIKLREEQTSEFDIELQTNTSPPSPPSRHVKWKRARMTSSGQFTSESALQIAKRXDSLEMQSKQGMFHPSGRQDILATAIGRPEHPGYVRAAGKGKKDCCPNNVPHVLSRGGYALLDKKMRKSCAEDLGLESPDLVPPPARYEMWKAVRTKSDGQMTSQSAQQISQRILVEQEIQGSHVSQGRKDILTTTIGKLDHPGRIRGIGGTIGIKDYFGPKEKGTKSLRALRKLELQMQERLNKHMTVMEQRFMEQDKRYLKKDLNP, from the exons ATGAGCATATCCGAGCTAGTTACTGTGCTGCGTATTGCGTATAAAGTTGaagattttgataaaattgagcAAAGGTTGGTAAAGAGGGAAGCAAAACTTAGGGCGGAAATTGGACCACTCGAAGAGAAGATTGAGCTGGAAAGGCTCAAGAGAATTGAAGTCGAAGAGAGACTGAGAATAAGAGAGGAGCAATGTGAAAAGGGGAAGAGAACCCAGGATAATTATGAACAGTTGTTGAAGGAAGTGAAAACAGATGGTTTGGTTGAAAAACATGCTATTGAGGAGTTAAGGAAAAAGAACGTTGCCTTAGAACGTGAAGTGTATGAGCTGAAGGAGTTCAGGAAAAAAATGCTAGATGATGTCAAATCCATGGATGAAATAAGGGACAAGATCCGTGTGTTGAAGGAGGAGAAGGTTGGGGACAAGAATGCTCTTGATGTCCTTATCATGAAGAACATTGAATTGGAGGAAGCAGTTAAGAAGAATTTGACTATCATAGAGGGGTTGAAGAATGAAATTGGTAAACTGAAAGACGAGAAGCACGAACTTAAGACATTATTTGAATCATTGGAGAGGAGATATAGCAAACCCCGTGTCAGTGATGTGAAGTTGGAAGAAAGTACTATGCCGTTTATGAGTGAAGATGCCTCTGATGGTGGGAACACTGGAGTGGAGCCTAATCTTGGAGTTTCTTTCGCTGTCAAAGATGAAAAGGATGTTAGTGACAACGACCTTGAAAATGACACTGGGGAGCCTGTTCCTTTACAAAGGGATGAAGATACTCATTACTCTGTTGATACTGGTACTGGTCAGTCTCCTAAAAAAGGGAACAAGGAGGATGCTGTAGGTGCATTAG GGGTAAAATTCAAAGTGGAAAAGGAGATTGTGGACCtaagtgatgatgaagatgatgatgataagtACACATCACAAGGATTGCAAGGAGAGAAAGCTATTTCtcaaataattgaagaaaatgaatatcCACAATGGGTTGAAATTATCAAAAGAAAACGTGCTTCTGATATTGAGGCTTCTATTTCCACATCTACATCCTCTGctgatttatttgaaaaagaaaatctcccCGTAAAGAAAA CGCTGTTGGCAACTCCCACACCAGGCACTCCTTTGGTTTCCTCACCATCGTTGTCTCTCTCATGCCAATCTAG TGCTACTAAGCTTTTAGTTAAGAAGGTTAGAGGCAGCACACGTTTGAGGACCTTGACAAGACGCATCGGTGAAAAGAAGCTTCAAGTCCACATTGATGCAGCTACAGGGAGGCCATCAGGTCCGAACCGTGACACATTTACTAGCTATTTAGGTGCATTGGCACGTGAGAAGGTGTCGATTTTGCATCCTTCATGGGATCGGGTGAAGGAATCAACAAAGAAGTCGCTTTGGGAGGATATTTTG GCACACTTTGAGATAGTACCATCTGAAGCTATCAGGAGGAAAACATTATCTTCAATTGCAAGCATGTGGAGACACTTTAAAACCCATCTCACTACGCGATGGGCTTTGAATGAGGACAAAATTAACCCAGGAATGACTCCATGCAGTATGTATGGTATCAATGAGGATACATGGAAGCAGTTTGTAGAGATTCGGTCTACTGCATCTTGGGAg aaaaagagaaaaaaagctCAAGAATTGCAAAAGAAGAACGATACTCCTCACTGGTTATCTCGAGAGGGTTATCGGGTATTGGAGGAGAAATTGATGGCTGAAAAGATCAAATTAAGGGAAGAGCAGACGTCAGAATTTGATATTGAGCTTCAGACAAACACTAGTCCCCCTTCTCCTCCTTCACGTCATGTTAAATGGAAGAGGGCTCGAATGACATCATCAGGCCAATTCACATCAGAATCAGCACTTCAAATTGCTAAGCGCNNT GATTCCCTGGAGATGCAGTCCAAACAGGGTATGTTTCATCCCTCCGGACGTCAAGATATACTTGCAACTGCTATTGGACGTCCAGAACATCCTGGTTATGTTCGTGCAGCTGGTAAAG GAAAAAAGGATTGCTGCCCAAATAATGTACCACATGTACTCTCACGTGGTGGTTATGCATTACTAGATAAAAAGATGAGAAAGTCTTGTGCAGAAGATTTAGGACTTGAGTCTCCTGACCTAGTACCTCCACCGGCTAGGTATGAGATGTGGAAGGCTGTACGAACTAAGTCTGATGGTCAAATGACATCACAATCTGCTCAACAAATATCACAGAGAATT TTGGTTGAACAAGAAATTCAGGGTTCACATGTTAGCCAAGGTAGGAAGGATATTCTCACAACGACCATTGGAAAGCTAGACCACCCAGGTCGTATACGTGGCATTGGAGGAACTATTGGCATAAAAGATTACTTTGGACCTAAAGAAAAAGGTACAAAATCCTTGAGGGCATTGAGGAAGTTGGAGCTCCAAATGCAAGAAAGACTGAACAAGCACATGACTGTTATGGAGCAACGTTTTATGGAACAAGACAAAAGGTACTTGAAGAAAGACTTAAATCCATGA
- the LOC106763198 gene encoding ABC transporter C family member 3-like — protein MLSLSLPLSNNVLVQPVFLHGLSGFFHLLLLIAVSLSWVWKKLTTRIRDDSEEKHDSILFKAAVFCSLGVSTFSFLLGLFNYFYWFSSGWSEENFVNLLDLALRTLAWGVVCVCLHGGFFSSGERRFSLLFKAWCVLYLFVSCYCFVVDIVVISERRVAVQTQCMVYDVLSTCVGLLFCYVGYFVKDKEYVRAKEHDGTQEPLLDGETNVADALETEETKGGDTVTPFSHAGLLSLLTFSWVSPLIAVGNKKALDLEDVPQLDSRDSVVGAFPGFRDKLEADCGGINGVTTLKLVKTLVMISWKEILFTAFLALSHTLASYVGPYLMDGFVEYLDGQRLYENQGYVLISAFFFAKIVECLSQLHRCFRLQQVGLRFRALLVTMIYNKALTLSCQSKQGHTDGEIINFMAVDAERVGAFSWHMHDLWMVALKVTLAFLILYKNLGLASIVAFVATTVVMLTNVPLGSLQGKFQKRLMQSKDTRMKATTEILRNMKILKLQGWEMKFLSKITELRKTEQGWLKRGAYTAAVTSFLFKGSPTFVAVVTFSTCMLIGVPLKSGNILSALATFEILQEPIYNLPGTISMIAQTNVSLDRIASFLRLDDLPSDVVEKLPRGSSDTAIELVDGNFSWELSNPTLKNINLKVLNGMKVVVCGTVGSGKSTLLSCVLGEVPKISGILKVCGTKAYVTQSPWIQSGKIEDNILFGKQMDREKYEKVLEACSLKKDLEILPFGDQTIIGERGINLSGGQKQRIQIARALYQDADIYLFDDPFSAVDAHTGSHLFKECLLGLLRSKTVVYVTHQVEFLPAADHILVMKDGKITQCGKYTDLLSYGTDFMELVGAHKKALSTLDSLDGENVSNEISTLEQDVNVFGTQSSKEEEASKDRQNGKTNEIEPKGQFSQKEERVKGKVSFSVYWKCITTAYGGALVPFILLAQILFQVLQVGSNYWMAWATPVSTDVEPTVEGITLIVVYVSLAIGSSLCILARSMLLVTTGYKTATILFTKMHYCIFRAPMSFFDCTPSGRILNRISTDQNSLDTNIPRQIASFSFITIQLLGIIAVMSQAAWQVFVVFIPVIMVSICYQQYYIPSARELSRLVGVSKAPLIQHFSETISGTSTIRSFDQQSRFREINMKLSDGYSRPKFNIAGAMEWLCFRLDMLSSIIFAFSLIFIISVPPGFIDPGLAGLAVTYGLNLNNIQALMIWNLCKMESKIISVERILQYTCIPSEPPLVIDENQPDSSWPSNGEVDIQDLQVRHAPHLPLVLCGLTCKFHGGLKTGIVGRTGSGKSTLIQTLFRIVEPAAGKVMIDNINICSIGLHDLRSRLSIIPQDPTMFEGTVRNNLDPLEEHTDEEIWEALDKSQLGDEVRKKEGKLDSKVSANGENWSMGQRQLVCLGRVLLKKSKVLVLDEATASVDTATDNLIQQTLRQHFADSTVITIAHRITSVLDSDMVLLLSQGLIEEYDTPTKLLENKSSSFAQLVAEYTMRSKFSFEESDDH, from the exons ATGTTGTCTCTTTCCTTACCCCTTTCCAACAATGTTCTTGTCCAACCCGTTTTCCTTCATGGCTTATCCGGATTCTTCCACCTTCTGTTGCTCATCGCGGTTTCACTGTCATGGGTTTGGAAGAAACTCACAACACGTATCAGGGATGATTCGGAGGAGAAACACGACAGCATCCTCTTCAAAGCAGCCGTGTTTTGTTCTCTTGGTGTTTCTACGTTCAGCTTTCTCCTCGGTTTGTTCAATTACTTCTACTGGTTCTCTAGTGGCTGGTCAGAAGAGAATTTCGTGAACCTTTTGGATTTGGCGCTCAGAACACTTGCATGGGGcgttgtttgtgtttgcttgCACGGGGGGTTTTTCAGTTCTGGCGAGAGAAGGTTCTCACTCCTCTTCAAAGCTTGGTGCGTCTTGTACCTCTTCGTGTCTTGCTATTGCTTCGTGGTGGACATTGTTGTTATATCAGAGAGACGTGTTGCTGTGCAAACTCAGTGCATGGTTTATGATGTGCTTTCCACTTGTGTTGGTTTGTTATTCTGTTACGTCGGGTATTTTGTGAAAGACAAAGAATACGTGAGAGCAAAAGAACATGACGGTACTCAGGAACCTCTTTTGGACGGTGAAACAAATGTTGCTGATGCCTTGGAGACAGAAGAGACCAAGGGTGGGGACACTGTTACCCCTTTCTCACATGCTGGCCTTTTGAGCCTTCTTACCTTCTCTTGGGTGAGTCCTCTTATAGCTGTTGGCAATAAGAAGGCCCTGGACCTTGAGGATGTTCCTCAACTAGACAGCAGAGACAGTGTAGTTGGAGCTTTTCCTGGTTTTAGAGATAAACTTGAGGCTGATTGTGGTGGAATTAATGGTGTCACCACACTGAAGTTGGTGAAGACCCTTGTAATGATATCGTGGAAGGAGATTCTGTTCACAGCTTTTCTTGCTTTGTCTCACACTTTGGCTTCTTATGTTGGTCCTTATCTCATGGATGGTTTTGTTGAGTACCTTGATGGACAACGGCTTTATGAAAACCAGGGCTATGTTTTGATTTCGGCCTTTTTCTTTGCAAAGATTGTAGAGTGTCTTTCTCAATTGCATCGGTGCTTTAGGTTGCAGCAAGTTGGACTTCGATTTCGTGCATTGCTTGTCACGATGATCTATAACAAGGCTCTGACCCTTTCTTGTCAATCAAAGCAGGGCCACACTGACGGGGAAATAATCAATTTCATGGCTGTTGATGCTGAAAGAGTTGGTGCCTTCAGCTGGCACATGCATGATTTGTGGATGGTGGCTTTGAAAGTTACATTGGCCTTTTTGATTTTGTATAAAAACCTTGGGCTGGCTTCCATTGTTGCTTTTGTTGCAACTACTGTAGTTATGCTGACAAATGTTCCCTTGGGATCATTGCAAGGGAAGTTTCAAAAGAGGTTGATGCAGTCGAAAGATACAAGAATGAAAGCCACAACTGAGATTTTAAGGAACATGAAGATTCTCAAACTTCAAGGATGGGAAATGAAGTTTCTATCAAAAATAACTGAGCTCAGGAAAACGGAGCAAGGTTGGCTTAAAAGAGGTGCCTATACTGCAGCCGTTACCTCGTTTTTGTTTAAGGGTTCCCCCACATTTGTAGCCGTTGTTACTTTTAGTACTTGTATGCTTATAGGGGTCCCCCTAAAATCTGGGAATATCTTGTCTGCACTCGCAACTTTCGAGATTCTTCAAGAGCCCATTTATAATCTTCCAGGTACAATTTCGATGATAGCACAGACTAATGTGTCTCTCGATAGGATTGCATCATTCCTTCGTCTGGATGACTTACCCTCTGATGTTGTAGAGAAGCTTCCCCGGGGAAGTTCTGATACAGCAATTGAACTAGTTGATGGAAACTTTTCTTGGGAATTATCTAACCCAACactgaaaaatataaatcttaaagtTCTTAATGGGATGAAGGTTGTAGTTTGTGGTACTGTTGGATCAGGCAAATCTACTTTACTTTCTTGTGTATTGGGAGAAGTACCTAAAATATCAGGCATCCTTAAGGTTTGTGGAACAAAGGCCTATGTTACTCAATCTCCATGGATACAAAGTGGCAAGATTGAGGATAATATATTGTTTGGTAAACAAATGGATAGGGAAAAATACGAGAAGGTACTTGAAGCGTGTTCCCTGAAGAAGGATCTGGAGATTTTGCCATTTGGTGATCAGACAATCATAGGAGAACGTGGAATAAATTTGAGTGGTGGACAAAAACAAAGAATACAAATCGCACGTGCACTTTACCAAGATGCTGATATATATCTATTTGATGATCCTTTCAGTGCTGTGGATGCTCACACGGGCTCTCACCTCTTCAAG GAATGCTTGTTAGGCCTTTTACGTTCAAAAACAGTGGTTTATGTCACTCATCAAGTCGAGTTCTTACCTGCTGCTGACCATATATTG GTTATGAAAGATGGGAAAATTACTCAATGTGGAAAGTATACTGATTTGCTTAGTTATGGAACTGATTTTATGGAACTTGTCGGTGCACACAAAAAGGCTCTGTCTACGCTAGATTCATTGGATGGAGAAAATGTATCTAATGAAATAAGCACCTTGGAACAAGATGTAAATGTCTTTGGCACGCAAAGTTCTAAAGAAGAGGAGGCAAGTAAAGATAGACAAAATGGCAAAACAAACGAAATTGAACCAAAAGGCCAGTTTAGTCAGAAAGAAGAAAGGGTGAAAGGTAAAGTTAGCTTTTCAGTTTATTGGAAATGTATCACAACAGCATATGGAGGAGCTCTTGTACCATTCATATTGTTAGCTCAGATTCTTTTTCAAGTTCTTCAAGTTGGCAGCAATTATTGGATGGCTTGGGCGACTCCCGTCTCAACAGATGTGGAACCAACTGTCGAAGGAATAACTCTTATAGTAGTTTATGTTAGTTTGGCTATTGGAAGTTCATTATGCATTCTTGCCAGATCAATGCTTCTTGTCACAACTGGTTATAAAACAGCTACCATACTCTTCACTAAAATGCACTATTGCATTTTCCGTGCTCCAATGTCATTTTTTGATTGCACTCCAAGTGGGCGAATCCTTAACAGA ATTTCAACGGATCAAAATTCATTGGATACAAACATTCCTCGTCAAATTGCATCATTTTCCTTCATTACGATCCAACTTCTAGGAATTATAGCAGTGATGTCTCAGGCTGCATGGCAGGTTTTTGTTGTCTTTATACCTGTGATTATGGTCAGCATTTGCTATCAG CAATATTATATTCCATCAGCCAGAGAACTGTCACGCTTAGTTGGAGTCTCCAAAGCCCCACTCATACAACACTTTTCTGAAACAATTTCTGGTACTTCAACCATTAGGAGCTTTGATCAGCAATCAAGATTTCGGGAAATAAATATGAAACTGAGTGATGGGTATTCTCGGCCAAAGTTCAACATTGCTGGTGCCATGGAATGGTTGTGCTTCCGCTTAGATATGCTGTCCTCTATTATATTTGCCTTTtccttaatatttataatatcagTTCCACCGGGATTCATAGATCCAG GCCTTGCTGGTTTAGCGGTTACATATGGACTAAATTTGAACAATATACAAGCTTTGATGATATGGAATCTGTGCAAAATGGAGAGCAAAATTATATCAGTAGAGAGAATACTTCAATATACTTGTATTCCCAGTGAGCCTCCCCTTGTTATAGATGAAAATCAGCCAGATTCTTCTTGGCCCTCAAATGGCGAGGTTGATATACAAGATTTGCAG GTTCGCCATGCTCCACATCTTCCGCTTGTGTTGTGTGGTCTTACGTGCAAATTTCATGGAGGACTGAAAACTGGTATTGTTGGGAGAACAGGAAGTGGTAAATCCACACTCATACAAACGCTTTTCCGCATTGTTGAGCCTGCTGCTGGAAAAGTTATGATTGACAACATCAACATCTGTTCCATTGGACTTCATGATTTGAGGTCTAGACTAAGCATTATTCCTCAGGATCCAACAATGTTTGAAGGGACGGTAAGAAATAATCTGGACCCCCTGGAAGAACACACTGATGAAGAGATTTGGGAG gcCTTGGATAAGAGTCAACTTGGAGATGAAgttagaaagaaagaaggaaagcTTGACTCCAAAG TTAGTGCGAATGGTGAGAATTGGAGTATGGGTCAGAGACAGTTGGTCTGCCTTGGTAGGGTGCTGCTTAAGAAAAGCAAGGTTTTGGTTCTTGATGAAGCCACTGCATCAGTCGACACAGCAACGGATAATTTGATTCAGCAAACTCTCAGGCAACATTTCGCTGACTCCACAGTTATTACCATTGCACACCGAATAACTTCAGTTCTTGACAGTGATATGGTTCTGCTTCTTAGTCAAG GACTTATTGAGGAGTATGACACCCCAACAAAATTGCTAGAGAATAAGTCTTCATCTTTTGCTCAACTTGTTGCTGAGTATACCATGAGGTCCAAGTTCAGTTTTGAGGAATCTGATGATCACTGA